One genomic window of Pseudomonas chlororaphis subsp. piscium includes the following:
- a CDS encoding SMI1/KNR4 family protein, producing the protein MSYDKVLNELGAESMSFETKQSRNSLQDGSEISEDLKKLLKKFKTAIVFSNGAKFKTPKKMPIGDRNGFVFLDIIYGLNQDSNNIYYKNEMYSNQISGDFYTFGESGGGDQFCISKKTEEVYYWYHEAKDDASSLFLIAPSFTNFFEHLVPDNEENNSKNDDDGIVSAEFNF; encoded by the coding sequence ATGTCATATGACAAGGTTTTAAATGAGCTCGGTGCCGAGTCAATGTCCTTCGAGACAAAACAGTCCCGCAATAGCTTGCAGGATGGTAGCGAAATTTCAGAAGATCTGAAGAAACTTCTAAAAAAGTTCAAAACAGCCATAGTTTTCTCAAATGGTGCAAAATTCAAAACCCCTAAAAAGATGCCTATCGGCGACAGAAACGGCTTCGTATTCCTAGATATAATCTACGGACTAAACCAAGACTCAAACAACATCTACTATAAAAATGAAATGTACTCAAACCAAATAAGCGGTGATTTTTATACATTTGGAGAGTCAGGGGGAGGAGATCAATTTTGCATTAGCAAAAAAACGGAAGAAGTATATTACTGGTATCACGAAGCGAAAGATGATGCATCTTCACTTTTCCTAATTGCTCCATCCTTTACTAATTTCTTTGAACACCTCGTACCTGACAATGAAGAAAACAACTCAAAAAATGACGACGACGGAATAGTCAGCGCCGAATTCAACTTTTAA